From a region of the Bradyrhizobium diazoefficiens genome:
- a CDS encoding TIR domain-containing protein: MKERFEEEQNRPQLLASLRRQDFAGGQLEIANALAEAGELVEFKPAENIIVQHAVDNDIYLLVAGAVAVVVNGAQVATRSAGQHVGEMAAIEPSLPRAATVTVLEHTVALKLTSAAFMAVGEKFPSVWLPIAQELSKRLHQRNKTIYLPNQAPKLFIMSSSEALKIAHAVRSGLDKDVFSTVWDDGVFFAGGYPLEALEKQVGESDFAVAIAEPDDISESRGQRAPTVRDNVLFELGLFMGKLSRYRTILVHPRVKDLRLPSDLQGLTLVPYLAGEGTTIAERIAPVCETIRELVKRLGVRTFAIEKDR, translated from the coding sequence ATGAAAGAGCGATTTGAAGAAGAGCAAAACCGCCCCCAACTCCTTGCTTCGCTCCGCCGCCAGGATTTCGCAGGTGGGCAGCTTGAGATTGCGAATGCTCTGGCAGAAGCGGGAGAACTTGTAGAATTCAAACCTGCCGAGAACATCATCGTCCAGCATGCCGTCGATAATGACATCTATCTGTTGGTGGCCGGAGCCGTTGCCGTTGTCGTCAATGGCGCCCAGGTCGCTACTCGGTCGGCGGGGCAACACGTCGGCGAGATGGCGGCTATAGAGCCATCGCTACCCCGCGCCGCAACGGTCACTGTTCTTGAGCACACGGTAGCGCTCAAGTTGACCAGCGCGGCGTTTATGGCCGTTGGCGAGAAGTTTCCGAGCGTATGGCTGCCGATCGCCCAGGAACTGTCCAAGCGGCTGCATCAGCGCAACAAGACAATTTATCTGCCGAACCAAGCCCCCAAGCTTTTCATCATGTCCTCATCCGAGGCGTTGAAGATTGCTCACGCTGTGCGCTCTGGGTTGGATAAAGACGTGTTCAGCACGGTTTGGGACGATGGCGTCTTCTTCGCCGGCGGCTACCCGCTCGAAGCACTAGAGAAGCAGGTTGGCGAGTCGGATTTCGCCGTCGCCATCGCCGAACCCGATGACATCTCGGAATCCCGAGGTCAGCGGGCGCCCACCGTGCGCGACAACGTGCTCTTCGAGCTGGGGCTGTTCATGGGCAAGTTGAGCCGGTACCGCACCATCCTCGTTCATCCAAGGGTGAAGGATCTCCGGCTTCCCTCGGATCTCCAAGGCTTGACACTCGTGCCCTATCTGGCAGGCGAAGGCACGACGATCGCCGAACGCATCGCGCCTGTGTGCGAGACCATCCGCGAGCTCGTAAAGCGGTTGGGCGTGCGCACCTTTGCTATCGAAAAAGATCGATAG